GCCCACGCCCACGGCCACGCCTGTGCCGCCCACGCCGACGCGCCGCCCGCAGCCCACGGCAGCGCCGCCCCCCGAAGTTGGGGCCGGCGAGAAGTGGATTGACGTGGATTTGTCGTCGCAGCGGCTGGTGGCCTACGAGGGCGACCGTGCGGTGTACTGGGCGATCATCTCGTCCGGCCTGCCGGCCACGCCCACGGTCAAGGGCCGCTTCAACATCTACGTCAAGTACCGAAGCGCGCCCATGTCGGGCCCGGGCTACTACCTGCCCAACGTGCCCTACATCATGTACTTCTACAAGGGCTATGGCCTGCACGGGGCCTATTGGCACAACAACTTCGGCCAGCCCATGAGCCACGGGTGCATCAACCTGAAGATAGCCGACGCCAAGTGGCTGTTTGAGTGGACGACGCCCTACGTGCCGCCAGGGGCCAACAGCGCCTGGGGCACGGGCACCCTCGTCGTCATCCACGACTGAGCGCAGACGTCCGCAACTTGCGCCCGTGGCAAAACGCGGGTAAACTCACATCTGACCTTGCGTTGCTGCGCCCATCCGCGCACACCTGCGATTGCCGTTGGATGCTGTGAACAGCCGAGAGTTCATTGACCATCTGAAGAGTCTCCCGTTCTACCGCGGGCAGATCGTGCACCAGGAGCACATCCCCGCGCGTCCGGCGCGGTACGGGCAACTGGACCGCCCGCTCCCGAAGCCCCTGGAGCGCGCCGTGGCCGAGATCGGCGCGTCGCGACTGTACACGCACCAGGCGCAGGCCATAAACGCCGCGCGCGCAGGAGAGGACGTCATCCTCGCCACGTCCACGGCCAGCGGCAAGACCCTGGCCTACAACGTGCCCGTGCTGGAAGCCGTCCTCAACCAGCCCGAGGCCCGCGCGTTGTACCTGTTCCCCACCAAGGCGCTGGCCCAGGATCAACTGCGCGCCCTGCGCCAACTGACCGAACAACTGGGCGGCCCCGTGTTCGGCACCTACGACGGCGACACGCCACAGGGAGCGCGGACGCGGCTTCGGCAGCGCGCCGCCATCATCCTCACCAACCCCGACATGCTCCACGTGGGCATCCTGCCCAATCATGGGTTGTGGAGCCGTTTCTTCGCCAACCTACGGTTCGTCGTCATTGACGAGGCCCACATCTATCGGGGCATCTTCGGGTCGCATGTGGCCTGCGTCCTGCGGCGGCTCCTGCGGGTGTGCGAGTTCTACGGCGCGCGCCCGCAGTTCATCCTGTGCTCGGCGACCATCGCCAACCCGGGCGAACACGCCTGTCGCCTCACCGGGCGCGACGACGTCGTCGTGGTGGACGACGACGGCTCGCCCCAGATGAGCAAGGAATTCCTGCTGTGGAACCCGCCATTCTTGGACAGGGCCATGGCCGCCCGGCGCAGCGCCAACGCGGAGGCAGCCTTCCTGTTCGCCGAGATGGTCCAGCACGGCATCCGCAACATCACCTTCGCGCGGACGCGCAAGATCGCGGAACTCATCCTGCGCTACGCCCGCGAGTCGCTGCAAGAGACGCGCCCCGACCTGACGTCGCGCGTTTCCGCCTATCGCGCCGGCTACCTGCCCGAGCGGCGGCGCGAGATTGAGCAGGGGCTGTTTCACGGTCGGTTGCTGGGCGTAACCGCCACCACCGCGCTGGAACTGGGCGTGGACGTGGGCGCGCTGGATGCGACGGTTACCGTCGGCTATCCGGGCACCATCGCCAGCGTCTGGCAGCAGGCGGGACGCGCGGGCCGCGGCAAGAAGGATTCGCTCTCCATCCTCATCGGCCTGGACAACCCGCTGGATCAATACTTCATGCGCGAGCCCAAGGAACTGTTCGGGCGCAGTCCTGAACATGCGCTGATTGACCCCAGCAACCTGTACCTGCTGCAACAGCACTTGCCGTGCGCCGCGCATGAGCGCCCGCTGACCAACGATGACGAGCGCCTGTTCGGCCCCACGTTCGCCGAAGCCATGGCCCAACTGGAGCGGCAGGGCGTCCTGGAATATCGCAGCAACCGATGGTTCGTCGCCGGGGCGCGCTATCCGGCGGAGCGCGTCAACATCCGCTCCATCTCCGGCTCCATGTTCGCCCTCCTGGACGAGAGCAACAATTACCGCATGTTGGAGCAGGTGGATGGCGCTACGGCCATGTTCCGCATCCACCCCGGGGCCGTGTACCTGCACCAGGGCGAGACGTACCTGGTAACGCGCCTGGACCTGGACACGCAGACGGCCTATGTTCGCCCGGTGGATGTAGACTACTACACCACGCCGCGCGAGATCAACGACGTGCGCATCGTGCGCTCGTGGCAGGCGCGGCAGTTCCCCACGTGCGACGCCTACTACGGCCAGGTTCGCGTTACCCAGCAGGTCATCGGGTACAAGCGGGTGCAGCAGTACACGGAGACGGTGCTGGACAACGTCCCGCTGAACCTGCCGCCCCAGTCGTTCGTAACCTCGGCCCTGTGGTTTAACGTCCCCGAGGAGATCATGAAGCAGGTGGTGCGGGCCGGGCTGGATTTCGCGGGCGGGCTCCACGCGCTGGAGCACGCGAGCATCGGCCTGCTGCCGCTGTTCGCCATGTGCGACCGACTGGACATCGGCGGGCTGTCCACGCCGTGCCACGACGACACGGGCCTGGCCCATGTCTTCATCTACGACGGGCATCCGGGCGGCGTGGGCATCGCCGAAAAGGGATTCCAAATGCTGGAACGGCTTTGGGAAGCCACGCGCAAAACCATCGCCGGCTGCCCCTGCCAGGATGGCTGCCCGTCGTGCGTGCAAAGCCCCAAGTGCGGCAACAACAACGAGCCTCTGGACAAAGCCGCCGCCATCGCTATACTGGACATGCTGATGCAAAAACGGGGTGCAGGCGAGCGCGTTCCGAGACTGTGAGGTACGCTTGGGCAACGACACGCTGAAAACCATCGGCTTTGTCGGAATGATCGTGGTGGGGGCGGCGTCGGTGTTCATGCCGCCTGTCGTCGTGGGCCTTCTGGCCCTCGCGTCGGCCTACAACGGCACGTACCTCGGCGACTTCACAGGACTCTGGGCGGGGCTGGCGGGGTTGAGCGCGCTGCTGGGGGGCTGGTTCATCGTCCAGGGCGCGCGTGGCCTGCGCGGGCGGCCGTCGTCGCCCTTCCGCCTGGCGCGCCCGTGGGTCTGGGTGGCTCTCCTGGCGTTGACCGTCATCCTCATCGCGGCGACGCCCTCGGACGCGCCCGCGGCCGGCCTGATGAAGGTTCTCGCCGCGCTCCTGCCCGGGATGGCGCTCCTGGCGTTCGTGAGCCGACGCCTGGCCGGCGCCCACGAGCCGCCCACCTGGCGACAGGTGGCCGCCCAGGTCAGCGCCGCACTCACCGTCTCACTCGGGTGGAGCATCTTCTGGGAGGTGCTCGCGCTGGTGGGGCTTGTGCTGATGGTGGGCATCGCATTGGCCCTGCTGCCCGACGGCGCGCAACAGATGGAGCAAATGGGGGAGCAGTTCTCCGACCCGAGGTTCATCGCCAGCGGCGAGTTCCTGCGCCAGCCGGCAGTGCTGGCGTTTCTCCTTGTGCTCATGGCAGGCTTCGTGCCCATCATAGAGGAGGCCGGCAAATTGCTGGCCGTGGGCGCCCTGGCCCTGGCCCACCGGCCCAGCCGCGCCCAGGCCCTGGCGTGGGGCATCGCGGGCGGGGTAACGTTCAGCGTCTATGAGGCGGCCTTCGCCGACCCCTT
The sequence above is a segment of the Chloroflexota bacterium genome. Coding sequences within it:
- a CDS encoding DEAD/DEAH box helicase codes for the protein MNSREFIDHLKSLPFYRGQIVHQEHIPARPARYGQLDRPLPKPLERAVAEIGASRLYTHQAQAINAARAGEDVILATSTASGKTLAYNVPVLEAVLNQPEARALYLFPTKALAQDQLRALRQLTEQLGGPVFGTYDGDTPQGARTRLRQRAAIILTNPDMLHVGILPNHGLWSRFFANLRFVVIDEAHIYRGIFGSHVACVLRRLLRVCEFYGARPQFILCSATIANPGEHACRLTGRDDVVVVDDDGSPQMSKEFLLWNPPFLDRAMAARRSANAEAAFLFAEMVQHGIRNITFARTRKIAELILRYARESLQETRPDLTSRVSAYRAGYLPERRREIEQGLFHGRLLGVTATTALELGVDVGALDATVTVGYPGTIASVWQQAGRAGRGKKDSLSILIGLDNPLDQYFMREPKELFGRSPEHALIDPSNLYLLQQHLPCAAHERPLTNDDERLFGPTFAEAMAQLERQGVLEYRSNRWFVAGARYPAERVNIRSISGSMFALLDESNNYRMLEQVDGATAMFRIHPGAVYLHQGETYLVTRLDLDTQTAYVRPVDVDYYTTPREINDVRIVRSWQARQFPTCDAYYGQVRVTQQVIGYKRVQQYTETVLDNVPLNLPPQSFVTSALWFNVPEEIMKQVVRAGLDFAGGLHALEHASIGLLPLFAMCDRLDIGGLSTPCHDDTGLAHVFIYDGHPGGVGIAEKGFQMLERLWEATRKTIAGCPCQDGCPSCVQSPKCGNNNEPLDKAAAIAILDMLMQKRGAGERVPRL
- a CDS encoding PrsW family intramembrane metalloprotease gives rise to the protein MGNDTLKTIGFVGMIVVGAASVFMPPVVVGLLALASAYNGTYLGDFTGLWAGLAGLSALLGGWFIVQGARGLRGRPSSPFRLARPWVWVALLALTVILIAATPSDAPAAGLMKVLAALLPGMALLAFVSRRLAGAHEPPTWRQVAAQVSAALTVSLGWSIFWEVLALVGLVLMVGIALALLPDGAQQMEQMGEQFSDPRFIASGEFLRQPAVLAFLLVLMAGFVPIIEEAGKLLAVGALALAHRPSRAQALAWGIAGGVTFSVYEAAFADPFSGAVASIAILRVGAMLIHASTAALTAWGLWEWLRRRRPGRFALGLTLAVALHSTWNVLAIVATALQTAAGSAWATGLMAAVFGLLSMGAGVVLALALEPSRLVHVLHIERGEDR